In a single window of the Arthrobacter zhangbolii genome:
- a CDS encoding bifunctional 4-hydroxy-2-oxoglutarate aldolase/2-dehydro-3-deoxy-phosphogluconate aldolase: MTTDEFLPALLRGRLVAIIRGTDGKAAVAAARALFEEGISYVEITLTTPGALEAIETLGGGSAPGHWVGAGSVITAAQASDAAAAGARFIVTPGVTESVAAAVRLDVPVLAGAYTATEAVAAMAQGAAAVKLFPASAGGPGYLKALRDPLPRIPFIAVGGVGLADAPGYFQAGAVALGLGGPLVGNAATQDGDLAAMRERARNFVELAGPDRMDASA, encoded by the coding sequence ATGACAACTGACGAGTTCCTGCCCGCCCTGCTTCGGGGGCGGCTGGTGGCGATTATCCGGGGGACGGACGGCAAGGCCGCCGTCGCCGCCGCCCGGGCACTGTTCGAGGAGGGTATCTCCTATGTGGAGATCACCCTGACAACCCCGGGGGCGCTGGAGGCAATCGAGACCCTTGGCGGCGGCAGTGCGCCGGGACACTGGGTGGGTGCCGGATCTGTAATTACCGCGGCGCAGGCCAGCGATGCGGCGGCGGCCGGTGCCCGGTTCATAGTGACGCCGGGAGTTACGGAGTCCGTCGCAGCAGCCGTCCGGCTGGATGTGCCGGTACTGGCCGGCGCTTACACAGCCACGGAGGCGGTGGCAGCCATGGCGCAGGGTGCGGCGGCGGTAAAGCTCTTCCCTGCCTCGGCCGGCGGACCGGGGTACCTGAAGGCGCTCCGGGACCCTTTGCCACGGATTCCCTTTATTGCCGTAGGGGGAGTGGGGCTGGCAGACGCGCCGGGATACTTCCAGGCCGGAGCCGTGGCACTTGGCTTGGGCGGACCCTTGGTGGGCAACGCCGCGACCCAGGATGGGGACCTGGCGGCTATGCGCGAGCGGGCGCGGAACTTCGTTGAGCTTGCAGGCCCTGACCGAATGGATGCGTCCGCATAG
- a CDS encoding aminoglycoside phosphotransferase family protein, with protein MANLPAAEISADPALVGQLIREQRPDLAGLELHVAGSGWDNHIYRLGTDYAVRLPRRRSAAGLTANEQQWLPQLTAEVPITTSAPLFSGTPCELYPWPWSITRWFDGQDVSLQPRDRNTALADGLASFLNAFHRPAPPDYPRNPFRGGPLPERDRSVQERLDTGMVPHAVRVREVWSEAREAPGWPGPPLWLHGDLHAANLVSKDQALQAVIDFGDLTAGDPATDLAAAWLVFDAAGRTAFRAALGPQYDADPHIWQRARGWAVCLATVLLANSDDAPGLNLLGSETLMEILTNDREGTP; from the coding sequence ATGGCCAACCTTCCCGCTGCTGAGATCTCCGCCGACCCCGCACTGGTGGGGCAGCTGATAAGGGAACAGCGGCCTGACCTGGCCGGCCTCGAGCTGCACGTAGCCGGCAGCGGATGGGACAACCACATCTACCGGCTGGGCACCGACTACGCTGTCCGCCTGCCACGCCGCCGGTCCGCAGCGGGGCTGACGGCCAATGAACAGCAGTGGCTGCCGCAGCTGACCGCCGAGGTTCCCATAACGACATCAGCTCCGCTGTTCTCCGGCACACCCTGCGAGCTCTACCCCTGGCCGTGGAGCATCACCCGCTGGTTCGACGGGCAGGACGTCTCCCTGCAGCCCCGGGACCGCAACACAGCCCTGGCGGACGGCCTGGCCTCGTTCCTCAATGCCTTCCACCGGCCCGCGCCGCCGGACTACCCGCGGAATCCGTTCCGGGGCGGGCCGCTGCCGGAACGGGACAGATCAGTGCAGGAGCGGTTGGACACCGGCATGGTCCCGCACGCGGTTCGGGTCCGGGAAGTCTGGTCAGAGGCACGTGAGGCGCCCGGCTGGCCCGGGCCTCCGCTCTGGCTGCACGGGGACCTGCATGCCGCGAACCTCGTCTCCAAGGACCAGGCACTTCAGGCAGTGATCGATTTCGGTGACCTGACCGCCGGGGATCCGGCCACGGACCTGGCCGCAGCGTGGCTGGTGTTCGACGCCGCGGGCCGGACGGCGTTCCGTGCCGCACTGGGGCCGCAGTACGATGCCGACCCGCATATCTGGCAGCGTGCCCGCGGGTGGGCGGTCTGCCTCGCGACCGTCCTGCTGGCCAACTCCGATGACGCACCCGGATTGAACCTGCTGGGGTCCGAGACCCTCATGGAGATCCTTACGAATGACAGAGAAGGGACACCCTAA
- a CDS encoding NAD(P)/FAD-dependent oxidoreductase: MTVPPNTPVSCDVLVIGGGIAGLSLAAELAVAHGADVVLVEAEQTLAYHTSSRSARQLIPSYGPLPVQDLTLRTLALIRSAEAELSAPVLTPRSFLLIGDEESVRDRASTHMHPVMPAEALGLAPELKPGAFTAAGLDTTSVACDTDALLEYHRQRLCSAGGRIMTGQRVREAGRREGPAAGLWEVAAQGSRFRAQTVINAAGAWADGIAEIFGARPLGLTPFRRTAAVVDVERPLAEGAPMVADAGDRFYYRPEGQQVLISPSESEPSVAEDARPRPTDVQALVELVNSVTTMGITGVSRAWTGLRTETQDGLPVVGPDPAVQGFFWLAGQGGYGFQTSSGIAELAAGILVGTEAENPLSRTLSPARITV; the protein is encoded by the coding sequence ATGACCGTTCCGCCGAACACACCGGTTTCCTGCGATGTCCTGGTGATCGGGGGTGGGATCGCGGGCCTTTCCCTGGCCGCCGAACTGGCCGTCGCCCACGGGGCGGACGTGGTGCTGGTGGAAGCGGAACAGACACTGGCCTATCACACCTCCTCCCGGTCCGCCCGGCAGCTGATCCCCAGTTACGGACCGCTCCCGGTCCAGGACCTGACCCTGCGGACGCTGGCTCTGATCCGAAGCGCGGAAGCCGAGCTGTCCGCACCTGTTTTGACCCCCCGCAGTTTCCTGCTGATCGGTGATGAGGAATCCGTCCGGGACCGGGCCAGTACGCACATGCATCCCGTCATGCCGGCGGAGGCGCTGGGGCTGGCCCCGGAGCTGAAACCGGGAGCCTTCACGGCCGCCGGGCTGGACACCACATCGGTAGCCTGCGACACGGACGCGCTGCTCGAATACCACCGGCAGCGCCTGTGCTCCGCCGGTGGGCGCATCATGACCGGACAGCGTGTCCGGGAGGCTGGCCGGAGGGAAGGTCCGGCCGCGGGATTATGGGAGGTAGCGGCGCAGGGGAGCCGGTTCCGCGCCCAAACGGTGATCAACGCAGCCGGTGCCTGGGCAGACGGCATCGCGGAGATTTTCGGTGCCCGCCCGCTGGGGCTGACGCCATTCCGCCGGACAGCCGCCGTCGTAGACGTCGAGCGGCCCCTGGCGGAAGGGGCACCGATGGTCGCCGATGCAGGAGACCGTTTCTACTACCGCCCCGAAGGGCAGCAGGTGCTGATCTCGCCGTCCGAAAGCGAACCGAGCGTGGCCGAGGATGCCCGGCCACGGCCAACCGATGTGCAGGCGCTGGTGGAACTGGTCAACAGCGTCACGACCATGGGTATTACCGGGGTGTCCCGGGCATGGACCGGACTGCGCACCGAAACTCAGGACGGGCTGCCCGTGGTGGGCCCGGATCCGGCCGTGCAGGGCTTCTTCTGGCTCGCCGGACAGGGCGGTTACGGATTCCAAACCTCCTCCGGCATTGCCGAGCTCGCAGCCGGAATCCTGGTGGGAACCGAAGCGGAAAACCCGCTCAGCAGGACACTGAGCCCGGCCCGGATAACAGTGTGA
- a CDS encoding carbohydrate ABC transporter permease has protein sequence MSTVTELPESFAPVLAPRRKPLRSRAYKAFRVCALVVVVLALLAPLAWMVLASFKTNVDIYDAAKSLVFTPTFENYSNVLQRNNYFVFIFNSFWVAFASTLLSLLLGVPAAYAMSRFSMQRSALVVLMARIIPGVSLLVPWYYVFSNLRMVGGFSVLILSHMFVALPLIVYIMMSYFDSLPVELEESAQVDGLSPIGAFRLITLPLSLPGIMTAGILAFIFSWNNFMFALVLSGASTKTLPVAIFDFVSYASIDWGGLMAAATVVTIPIMVIALFTQKYVVSGLTAGATKG, from the coding sequence ATGAGCACCGTCACCGAACTTCCCGAGTCCTTTGCCCCCGTGCTGGCTCCGCGCCGGAAGCCGCTGCGCAGCCGGGCCTACAAGGCCTTCCGCGTCTGCGCGCTGGTGGTGGTGGTCCTGGCGCTGCTGGCACCGCTCGCCTGGATGGTGCTCGCCTCCTTCAAGACCAACGTGGACATCTATGACGCGGCAAAATCCCTGGTCTTCACGCCGACATTCGAGAACTACTCCAATGTCCTGCAGCGCAACAACTATTTCGTCTTCATCTTCAACAGCTTCTGGGTGGCCTTTGCCTCCACGCTGCTCTCCCTGCTTCTGGGGGTACCGGCGGCGTATGCCATGAGCAGGTTTTCCATGCAGCGCTCGGCGCTGGTGGTCCTCATGGCCCGGATCATCCCGGGCGTGAGCCTGCTGGTGCCCTGGTACTACGTATTTTCCAACCTGCGGATGGTGGGCGGCTTCAGCGTGCTGATCCTCAGCCACATGTTCGTCGCCCTGCCGCTGATCGTCTACATCATGATGAGCTACTTCGACTCGCTGCCGGTGGAGCTGGAAGAGTCGGCGCAGGTGGACGGCCTCTCACCCATCGGCGCGTTCCGGCTGATCACGCTGCCCCTGTCACTGCCGGGCATCATGACGGCAGGAATCCTCGCCTTCATCTTTTCCTGGAACAACTTTATGTTTGCCCTGGTGCTCTCCGGAGCGTCCACCAAGACCTTGCCGGTGGCCATCTTCGACTTTGTCTCCTACGCCAGCATCGACTGGGGCGGGCTGATGGCAGCAGCCACAGTGGTCACGATTCCCATCATGGTCATAGCCCTGTTCACACAAAAATATGTGGTCAGCGGGCTGACGGCCGGGGCCACGAAGGGATAG
- a CDS encoding ABC transporter substrate-binding protein yields the protein MGRKELSRTAAVLTALALGLTACGSGDDGGAEGSDTVRVTVANHVWTDTIKEAIPEFEEETGLKVELTQLGEDQLSDQYNVKLNAGSDEIDVMMYRPLQEGRLFADNGYLADLTDRVEANADWEWSDFQEGPVTATTFEDKVVGVPIITEREVLYYRKDLLDAAGLEVPATMEELEAAAKTISEANPGTAGFVARTGKSAAVTQFSSFLFSFGGDFIEDGESAVSSKEAKEAYAFYGGLINNYGPENVSTDMSWSEAMAIFTQGGAAFYTEADSLYKNATDPAKSKVADTVGFAPLPAGPAGSKPYNIPSWSLAINEASQNQDNAWKFIEWATSKDMTMQIQQGGVPGPRASVWADAGGTSTYPEDLAEAISISAENGVGHDRPLVKSVGEAREIVGAPIVAAITGADSDAEADTAHEAFEKFLEGEQ from the coding sequence GTGGGGCGCAAAGAACTTTCACGGACCGCAGCAGTGCTGACAGCTTTGGCATTGGGACTGACCGCCTGCGGCAGCGGAGACGACGGGGGAGCCGAAGGCTCGGACACGGTGCGGGTCACGGTGGCCAACCATGTGTGGACGGACACCATCAAGGAAGCCATCCCCGAGTTCGAAGAGGAAACCGGGCTCAAGGTGGAACTCACCCAGCTGGGCGAGGACCAGCTCTCGGACCAGTACAACGTAAAACTCAATGCAGGTTCGGATGAGATTGACGTCATGATGTACCGGCCCCTGCAGGAGGGGCGGCTGTTCGCAGACAACGGCTATCTCGCTGACCTGACGGACCGGGTTGAGGCCAACGCGGACTGGGAGTGGAGCGACTTCCAGGAAGGGCCGGTGACCGCAACCACCTTCGAGGACAAGGTGGTAGGTGTCCCGATCATCACCGAGCGTGAGGTGCTGTACTACCGAAAGGACCTGCTCGACGCTGCAGGCCTGGAGGTCCCGGCCACCATGGAGGAACTGGAAGCCGCTGCTAAAACGATCTCCGAGGCGAACCCCGGCACGGCCGGCTTCGTGGCCCGCACCGGTAAATCCGCAGCAGTCACCCAGTTCTCCAGCTTCCTTTTCAGTTTCGGCGGTGACTTCATCGAGGATGGCGAGTCAGCTGTATCCAGCAAGGAGGCCAAGGAGGCCTATGCCTTCTACGGCGGACTCATCAACAACTACGGGCCCGAAAACGTCAGTACCGATATGAGCTGGTCCGAGGCCATGGCGATCTTCACCCAGGGTGGTGCCGCCTTCTACACGGAAGCCGATTCGCTCTATAAGAACGCGACTGACCCTGCGAAGTCCAAGGTGGCCGACACCGTCGGTTTCGCACCGCTGCCGGCCGGACCGGCGGGGTCGAAGCCGTACAACATTCCGTCCTGGAGCCTGGCCATCAACGAAGCGTCGCAGAACCAGGACAACGCCTGGAAGTTCATCGAATGGGCCACCAGCAAAGACATGACCATGCAGATCCAGCAGGGCGGCGTCCCCGGTCCCCGCGCCTCCGTGTGGGCGGATGCCGGCGGAACATCCACCTACCCGGAGGACCTGGCCGAGGCGATCAGCATCAGCGCCGAAAACGGCGTCGGCCATGACCGGCCGCTGGTGAAGTCGGTGGGCGAGGCACGCGAAATTGTCGGTGCACCCATCGTGGCCGCCATCACCGGAGCGGATTCCGATGCGGAGGCGGACACCGCCCACGAAGCCTTCGAAAAGTTCCTCGAGGGCGAACAGTAA
- the dgoD gene encoding galactonate dehydratase: MRVDRVETFMVPPRWLFVRVETDSGIVGWGEATCEGRSETVRTAVEQLAELLMGRDPLRIEDNWQVLTKGSFYRGGPILASAVSGLDQALWDIAGKHFGTPVHQLLGGHVRDRIRMYGWVGGDDPGEVADHISAQMDAGLTAVKMNASGRMAAVATVAELDAVVRRVAAAREVLGDSRDVAVDFHGRFSVANVRRVAPLLEPYRPFFLEEPVLPENPHLLQSVTAATSIPVSTGERLYSRQEFLPVLQAGIAVAQPDLSHAGGITEVRRIASLAEIYDVQLAPHCPLGPLALAACLQVGFATPNFLIQEQSIGIHYNQGAEVLDYVVDKAPFAFINGHIERMTGPGLGIEVDEQAVRSADKRGHAWRGPVWRHSDGSFAEW; encoded by the coding sequence ATGCGGGTTGACCGGGTAGAAACTTTTATGGTGCCGCCCCGCTGGCTGTTTGTCCGGGTGGAAACCGATTCAGGCATCGTCGGGTGGGGCGAGGCCACCTGCGAGGGCCGGTCCGAAACGGTCCGGACAGCCGTGGAGCAGCTGGCCGAGCTCCTGATGGGACGGGACCCCCTGCGGATCGAGGACAACTGGCAGGTGCTGACCAAGGGGTCCTTCTATCGGGGCGGGCCGATCTTGGCCAGCGCGGTCTCCGGACTGGACCAGGCGCTCTGGGATATTGCCGGCAAACACTTCGGCACACCGGTACATCAGTTGCTGGGTGGTCACGTCCGGGACAGGATCCGGATGTACGGCTGGGTGGGAGGTGATGATCCCGGTGAAGTGGCAGACCACATCAGTGCGCAGATGGACGCAGGACTAACCGCGGTCAAAATGAATGCCAGCGGCAGGATGGCTGCCGTGGCCACCGTGGCGGAACTGGACGCCGTCGTCCGCCGGGTGGCAGCCGCACGTGAGGTCCTTGGCGACAGCCGGGACGTGGCGGTGGACTTCCACGGCCGATTCTCGGTGGCTAATGTGCGCCGGGTTGCACCGCTGCTGGAACCCTACCGGCCATTCTTCCTGGAGGAACCGGTCCTGCCGGAGAACCCGCACCTGCTGCAGTCCGTCACCGCCGCCACCAGTATTCCCGTCTCCACCGGTGAACGGCTCTATAGCCGGCAGGAGTTCCTCCCCGTACTCCAGGCCGGAATTGCGGTGGCGCAGCCGGACCTCTCCCATGCCGGCGGCATCACGGAGGTGCGCCGGATCGCGTCCCTGGCCGAGATCTATGACGTCCAGCTGGCACCGCACTGCCCGCTGGGGCCGCTGGCGCTGGCAGCCTGCCTGCAGGTGGGGTTCGCGACCCCGAACTTCCTGATCCAGGAACAGAGCATCGGCATTCACTACAACCAGGGCGCCGAGGTCCTCGATTATGTGGTGGACAAGGCTCCGTTTGCCTTCATCAACGGGCATATCGAACGAATGACGGGTCCGGGCCTGGGGATTGAAGTGGATGAACAAGCGGTGCGGTCCGCAGACAAGCGCGGGCACGCCTGGCGTGGACCGGTCTGGCGGCACAGCGACGGCTCCTTCGCGGAATGGTAG
- a CDS encoding acylphosphatase, translating to MNEQDRPEGTERRLTARVTGDVQGVGFRYRARGRAVQLGLTGVVSNKPDGSVRLVAEGREPALDGLREYLRGPEAPGVVTGVEESFSPATGEFPDFRAE from the coding sequence ATGAATGAGCAGGATCGTCCGGAAGGAACTGAGCGGCGACTGACCGCCCGCGTCACCGGCGATGTGCAGGGGGTGGGGTTCCGGTACCGGGCCCGGGGCCGTGCCGTGCAGCTGGGCCTGACCGGGGTGGTTTCCAATAAGCCGGATGGATCCGTGCGGTTGGTTGCCGAGGGCCGGGAGCCGGCTCTGGACGGACTCCGGGAGTATCTGCGCGGCCCGGAAGCACCGGGTGTGGTGACCGGCGTCGAAGAATCCTTCTCACCTGCCACGGGCGAATTTCCCGATTTCCGGGCGGAATAG
- a CDS encoding IclR family transcriptional regulator: protein MSASYSRVQVPAAAQVLSILRYLGRQAGPVSAGAVARDLSLPRSTTYHLLAALVADGFAVHLPEESKYALGATAHELGTGYARQAPLQRIGRFPLRKLVTRTRATAHLAVLQGADVIYVIEERAPRQPPLVTDAGVRLPAHRTASGRAMLAPMNQSQLRALYPEADVMRSSRTGGPSLSGLLEQVRERGYAWEEDEVSDGFSSLAVPVLDRAGHAVASVTVTVPTRHAVPGPSALPDRPGHSAPAGHAAPARSVSAAPAAAVEALAEEYLPELNRCAVEISRRLGAPAGP from the coding sequence ATGTCCGCCAGTTATTCCCGCGTCCAGGTCCCGGCGGCGGCGCAGGTCCTGTCCATCCTCCGCTACCTTGGCCGGCAGGCCGGGCCGGTCAGCGCCGGTGCCGTGGCCAGGGATCTCTCCCTGCCCCGTTCCACTACCTATCATCTGCTTGCCGCGCTGGTGGCCGACGGTTTTGCAGTGCACCTGCCGGAGGAGAGCAAGTATGCGCTAGGTGCCACCGCCCATGAACTGGGCACCGGATACGCCCGGCAGGCGCCTCTGCAGCGCATCGGGAGATTTCCGTTGCGGAAGCTCGTCACCCGCACCCGGGCCACGGCGCATCTGGCGGTGCTGCAGGGAGCCGACGTTATCTACGTGATCGAGGAACGTGCGCCGCGGCAGCCCCCACTGGTGACCGACGCCGGGGTGCGGCTTCCGGCCCACCGCACCGCCAGCGGGCGGGCCATGCTGGCCCCGATGAACCAGTCCCAGCTGCGGGCCCTGTATCCGGAAGCGGACGTGATGCGGTCCTCCCGCACGGGGGGTCCCTCCCTGAGCGGACTGCTGGAACAGGTGCGGGAGCGCGGCTACGCGTGGGAGGAGGACGAGGTCTCAGACGGCTTCTCCTCCCTGGCCGTACCTGTCCTGGACCGTGCCGGGCATGCGGTGGCCAGTGTCACGGTGACGGTGCCCACCCGGCATGCCGTGCCCGGGCCAAGCGCCCTGCCCGACCGGCCCGGCCACTCCGCCCCCGCCGGACACGCTGCCCCCGCCAGGTCCGTTTCCGCCGCCCCGGCTGCCGCCGTCGAGGCCCTGGCGGAGGAATACCTGCCGGAACTGAACCGCTGCGCTGTTGAAATCTCCCGGCGGCTCGGCGCCCCTGCCGGACCGTAG
- a CDS encoding carbohydrate ABC transporter permease, with protein sequence MSVATAPARKTAGQSFSDWANAHRKWLFAAPAMIFVGILIIFPVAWTVYLSLTDASGSVRADSDFIGLENYLSVLTDTDRFWPAAGRTAYFTVTALAVEMVLGMCIALLLWRPFRGEKWVRVAILLPLVATPVAVGMMWRLIFDPNIGFANQMLGWVGIPPQPWLSGVESALPTTIFIDIWQWTPMIVLILLAGLTSLSEEPDEAARIDGANAWQRFWYVTLPLMMPTVIVAVLLRSIDALKTFDILYATKGKGGGSFNEVETLNIYAYGLSFDYNKYGLSSTVLILFFLIIVSIMFLLTRRRKGTP encoded by the coding sequence ATGTCCGTTGCCACCGCCCCGGCCAGGAAAACCGCGGGGCAGTCCTTCTCCGACTGGGCGAACGCCCACCGCAAATGGTTGTTCGCTGCTCCGGCGATGATCTTCGTCGGGATCCTCATCATTTTTCCCGTCGCCTGGACCGTCTACCTAAGCCTGACCGATGCTTCGGGATCCGTCCGCGCCGATTCCGATTTCATCGGCCTGGAGAATTACCTGAGCGTCCTCACTGACACCGACCGGTTCTGGCCGGCCGCCGGCCGCACCGCCTACTTCACGGTCACGGCCCTCGCAGTGGAAATGGTGCTGGGTATGTGCATCGCCCTGCTGCTGTGGCGTCCGTTCCGCGGCGAAAAATGGGTCCGGGTGGCCATCCTGCTGCCGCTGGTGGCCACGCCGGTTGCGGTGGGCATGATGTGGCGGCTGATTTTCGACCCCAACATCGGATTCGCCAACCAGATGCTGGGCTGGGTGGGCATCCCGCCGCAGCCGTGGCTGTCCGGCGTCGAGAGCGCCCTGCCGACCACCATTTTTATCGACATCTGGCAATGGACGCCGATGATCGTGCTGATCCTGCTTGCCGGGCTGACCTCGCTGTCCGAGGAACCCGACGAAGCTGCCCGGATTGACGGCGCCAACGCATGGCAGCGCTTCTGGTACGTGACCCTGCCGCTGATGATGCCGACAGTCATTGTGGCCGTGCTGCTGCGCAGCATCGACGCCCTGAAAACCTTCGACATCCTTTATGCCACGAAAGGCAAGGGCGGAGGCTCGTTCAACGAAGTGGAAACCCTGAACATCTACGCCTACGGGCTGAGCTTTGACTACAACAAGTACGGGCTGTCATCCACGGTGCTGATCCTGTTTTTCCTGATCATTGTCAGCATCATGTTCCTTTTGACCCGCCGCCGGAAGGGAACCCCATGA
- the hutH gene encoding histidine ammonia-lyase, translating into MHVEQGLEAVELGTGPLAARDIVAVARHGARVDLAPEALAAMASSRSVIDNLAADDKPHYGVSTGFGALAVKQIPPYQRTQLQRSLIRSHAASSGAEVDREVVRALMLNRLSTLATGRTGVRPGIALAYAGLLNAGITPVVGEYGSLGCSGDLAPLSHCALALMGEGEVRTPDGRMLPAATALADAGLTPVQLREKEGLALINGTDGMLGMLTLALADLHRLLSTADLAAAMSVEGLLGSDSVFAADLQELRPQHGQAESAANIRSILAGSVLIEEHKTGGFTRVQDAYSLRCAPQVHGAARSTLAHAESVAAAERASAVDNPVVTLDGRLESNGNFHGAPVAYVLDFLAIAVADVASMSERRTDRFLDRSRSHGLNAFLAHDPGVDSGHMIAQYTQAGIVSELKRLAVPASVDSIPSSAMQEDHVSMGWAAGLKLRRALDGLTRVLAIELLTAARALDMRDGGLATTRSAPAVAAGRAAIREVVAGPGPDRYLAPEIEAVRVLVDGGTLLAAVEDRLGTRLY; encoded by the coding sequence ATGCACGTTGAACAGGGCCTTGAGGCCGTTGAGCTGGGGACCGGGCCGCTGGCGGCGCGGGACATCGTGGCGGTGGCCCGGCACGGGGCCAGGGTGGATCTTGCCCCCGAGGCGCTGGCCGCCATGGCCTCCTCACGCAGCGTCATCGACAACCTGGCAGCGGATGACAAACCCCACTACGGTGTCTCCACCGGGTTCGGCGCCCTGGCCGTCAAGCAGATCCCGCCGTACCAGCGGACCCAGCTGCAGCGCTCACTGATCCGCAGCCACGCGGCGTCGTCGGGCGCTGAAGTGGACCGCGAGGTGGTGCGTGCGCTCATGCTCAACCGTCTCTCCACGCTGGCTACCGGCCGAACGGGCGTACGTCCCGGGATTGCCCTGGCCTACGCCGGACTCCTGAACGCCGGTATCACCCCCGTTGTCGGTGAATACGGTTCGCTGGGATGCTCCGGTGATCTGGCACCCCTGTCCCACTGTGCCCTGGCCCTGATGGGCGAAGGGGAGGTTCGGACGCCGGATGGCCGGATGCTCCCCGCGGCGACAGCGCTCGCGGACGCCGGACTCACTCCCGTGCAGCTGAGGGAGAAGGAAGGCCTTGCGCTGATCAACGGTACGGACGGAATGCTGGGCATGCTGACACTGGCGCTCGCGGATCTGCACCGCCTGCTGTCCACCGCGGATCTGGCCGCAGCCATGAGTGTTGAAGGGCTGCTCGGCAGCGACTCGGTGTTCGCGGCAGACCTTCAGGAACTGCGGCCGCAGCACGGCCAGGCCGAGTCCGCCGCCAACATCCGGTCCATACTCGCCGGTTCGGTGCTGATCGAGGAGCACAAGACCGGCGGTTTCACCCGCGTGCAGGACGCGTATTCGCTCCGTTGCGCTCCCCAGGTCCATGGCGCTGCACGGTCCACGCTGGCCCACGCGGAAAGCGTGGCCGCCGCTGAGCGCGCCTCCGCCGTCGACAATCCGGTGGTGACCCTGGACGGACGGCTTGAATCCAATGGCAACTTCCACGGTGCGCCGGTGGCCTATGTGCTGGATTTCCTGGCCATTGCCGTCGCTGACGTGGCTTCCATGAGCGAACGCCGCACCGACAGGTTCCTGGACAGGTCCCGCAGCCACGGACTGAATGCCTTCCTCGCCCACGACCCAGGGGTGGACTCGGGACACATGATCGCCCAATACACGCAGGCCGGCATCGTCTCCGAACTTAAGCGGCTCGCGGTTCCGGCGTCCGTGGATTCCATCCCGTCCTCGGCCATGCAGGAGGATCATGTCTCCATGGGCTGGGCTGCGGGGCTGAAACTGCGCCGTGCGCTGGACGGACTCACCCGGGTACTCGCCATAGAGCTGCTGACCGCCGCCCGCGCACTGGACATGCGCGACGGCGGACTGGCCACCACACGCAGCGCCCCCGCCGTGGCGGCGGGCCGGGCCGCGATCCGGGAGGTCGTGGCCGGTCCGGGACCGGACAGGTACCTTGCCCCGGAGATCGAGGCGGTACGGGTCCTTGTGGACGGCGGCACCCTCCTGGCTGCCGTGGAGGACAGACTGGGAACCCGGCTGTACTGA
- a CDS encoding FadR/GntR family transcriptional regulator, which translates to MTTTSDGHTTGNPAAGTAVSGLHARVLEDLGLAICEGRLAAGEILRTEQFEEKLAVSRSVIREVLRVLSAMGMVAPRRRVGVQILPVQSWNLFDPLIIRWRLATSERLSQLRSLAELRTAVEPQAARLAAGRAAPGQAADLLRLSGGMWAAGKTGNAAEFLRLDVQFHQLLLTASGNEMFAQLHRLVAEVLTGRTHYGLVPEVPHEEALQLHMDIALAVQAGDAASAQAAMERIVERSMEETTDYWARHADPGA; encoded by the coding sequence ATGACGACGACGTCCGACGGCCACACCACCGGCAACCCAGCGGCCGGCACCGCTGTCTCCGGTCTGCATGCACGCGTTCTCGAGGATCTGGGGCTGGCCATTTGCGAGGGCCGCCTGGCCGCCGGGGAGATCCTGCGCACCGAGCAGTTCGAGGAGAAGCTTGCTGTCTCCCGCTCAGTCATCCGCGAGGTGCTGCGGGTGCTTTCGGCCATGGGAATGGTCGCGCCGCGCCGCAGGGTCGGAGTGCAGATACTTCCGGTCCAGTCCTGGAATCTCTTCGACCCGTTGATTATCCGGTGGCGGCTGGCCACTTCGGAGCGGCTAAGCCAGCTGCGCTCCCTCGCTGAGCTGCGCACCGCCGTCGAGCCGCAGGCAGCCCGGCTGGCCGCCGGACGCGCCGCTCCCGGGCAGGCCGCTGACCTGCTGCGGTTGTCCGGTGGCATGTGGGCCGCCGGCAAAACCGGAAATGCCGCAGAGTTCCTTCGCCTGGATGTCCAGTTCCACCAGCTGCTGCTGACAGCCTCCGGCAATGAGATGTTCGCCCAGCTGCACCGGCTGGTGGCGGAGGTCCTGACCGGCCGCACGCATTACGGCCTGGTCCCGGAAGTGCCTCATGAGGAGGCTCTGCAGCTGCACATGGATATAGCCCTGGCTGTGCAGGCAGGGGATGCCGCATCCGCGCAGGCGGCGATGGAGAGGATAGTGGAGCGCAGCATGGAGGAAACCACCGACTATTGGGCACGGCACGCTGACCCGGGGGCTTAA